A single genomic interval of Anopheles darlingi chromosome X, idAnoDarlMG_H_01, whole genome shotgun sequence harbors:
- the LOC125960129 gene encoding inositol hexakisphosphate and diphosphoinositol-pentakisphosphate kinase isoform X12 — MEWFWLRYWWQLVERRDLLRARLQQLEQEIEDRQTQQQQQHQTGDDSLERDTVGTGDHHGWPAVEEQKEEQQQANGNGGGGDHYDDDDEYKELGAEHVDLQEELHRCWRHWASMHGDLDITDGLDSDDSSTSGKQVVVAVCAMSKKSQSKPMKEILTRLQEFEYIRMVVIGEEIILHEPVEHWPLCDCLISFHSKGFPLDKAIQYAQLRQPYVINNLHMQFDIQVDRRRVYAILEHEGIEIPRYAVLDRDSPDPKQHELVESEDHVEVNGIVFNKPFVEKPVSAEDHNIYIYYPTSAGGGSQRLFRKIGSRSSVYSPESRVRKTGSFIYEDFMPTDGTDVKVYTVGPDYAHAEARKSPALDGKVERDSDGKEIRYPVILSNAEKLLSRKVCLAFKQTVCGFDLLRANGKSFVCDVNGFSFVKNSNKYYDDCAKILGNMILRELAPQLHIPWSVPFQLDDPPIVPTTFGKMMELRCVTAVIRHGDRTPKQKMKVEVRHQKFFDIFEKYDGYRYGHIKLKRPKQLQEILDIARSLLAEIQTKAADSEIEEKQSKLEQLKSVLEMYGHFSGINRKVQMKYQPKGRPRGSSSDDGKSDCTDAPKEPSLVLILKWGGELTPAGRIQAEELGRFFRCMYPGGQSRHPGVNEEGPGAQGLGLLRLHSTFRHDLKIYASDEGRVQMTAAAFAKGLLALEGELTPILVQMVKSANTNGLLDNDCDSSKVQNMAKARLHELMQIDREFTAEDRAAINPGNAISINLAMNFVKNPVQCCARVHSLIRSLLAVVAVKCEDPKTRDSVLYHGETWEMMGRRWGKIEKDFCTKSKSYDISKIPDIYDCIKYDLQHNQHTLQFDQVEELYITAKYLADIVIPQEYGLTVHEKLTIGQGICTPLLKKIRADLQRNIEEAGVNRLNPLYSYGVSSPGRHVRTRLYFTSESHVHSLLTVLRHGLINQLTDEQWRRAMEYVSMVSELNYMAQIVIMLYEDPMKDVEAEDRFHVELHFSPGVNCCVQKNLPPGPGFRPHSRNDSVTSKNASGDEEPTSRIDEENDTEEEGSSLSNSASLHHTPIKLLCRGEQQDTGGSSSAGLVHGSHMKERRTRKVKSSSPIPIGSSHTVSGHEAMDLAKRLSEELAAQQQQQQQQLLLMQQLQHQHQQQQLQEQQHQQSGSLGTTFGVLGKQQQQLQQPRSVSPDTEPRARSFEHPQPVAPHHQHARHAHHHHHHHQQQQQQQHHQHHHHHNHQHHHHHHPLQANQHHHRPCVRAHRTKYGGGSGRPTMTTTTTTTTTMTSTAMTTPTTMTAAESPAVAATAAGASSGVVVDGRTSRRNSGAATGSADCCCGGGGGGGAAVEEDGAAESPASSRGSLSHHLCGHCSSCCCYCCCCCCCYCYGGCGGPFAAPSSSPSTLVGPAARIGVTTATAVAAAAAAGATVTIPAVTVRRQRHSIAGQMSYFKMLGTFSKKMATSTNSLFSTAVISGSSSAPNLRDMVPSTASPSGFGGVPPIRPLETLHNALSLRQLDNFLERMTVGPLFKTPASSPPPKHPPPGGTRSVPVTATPSPTTPISTTTTTTSTSTSTSTTIPADTDVVAMEEEELVLVHGYGQPFAKGERGSNGTTVTQPPSTLIPAHTPAAATGITTGTTAALQSWSDHSGSMTSSVSALSSGGPSSPNLSEVCSRGGCPSSDMSASITSIDGSLAAAAGSGTGNEHEHHQHQQLVGCIFALFGHPSAAGMAGQVPGGVGVLELPEDPQGPNGGGGTAVERRRGSTVGELSADLTPVSVSSDWDNTADATKGSCNTTNNDLTTTEEDDEDATISTDTCLSTGTTSEQLAVAMTVASSSSSSIEPARTASNDRVTADPSDGSKQLATDQCTRRARGSRIQRQISLYEQENRAADEGTGKKEAHREAAVRRLHMSFDELPQRAGHERTLTSGGGGGGGGCGNSSSISSLQQKASSKASCQPPEQPPVTPGALLIRESFIEPPRLTRVTKSFHGKTGHQMEQQQQQQQSLWQWPGAECGPNDGGTTNRFGQSSPFARQQSTGSSSARGGSSGNLHHQQGRFTMSVVQEAVKPIGTSISDSRLPPPADGPSKHGAK, encoded by the exons ATGGAGTGGTTCTGGCTGCGCTACTGGTGGCAGCTAGTGGAGCGCCGGGACCTTCTTCGTGCGcgtctgcagcagctggagcaggagATCGAGGATcgccaaacacaacaacaacaacaacaccagacaGGCGACGACAGCCTCGAGCGTGATACGGTGGGCACCGGTGACCACCACGGGTGGCCAGCGGTGGAGGAACagaaagaggagcagcagcaggcaaacgggaacggtggtggtggtgaccactatgacgacgacgacgagtacaAGGAGCTGGGAGCGGAGCACGTCGACCTGCAGGAGGAGCTGCATCGTTGCTGGAGGCATTGGGCGAGCATGCAT GGTGATCTGGACATAACCGATGGGCTCGATTCGGACGACTCGTCCACCTCCGGcaagcaggtggtggtggccgtctGCGCCATGTCGAAGAAGTCGCAGTCGAAACCGATGAAGGAGATCCTGACGCGCCTCCAGGAGTTCGAGTACAtccggatggtggtgatcggcGAGGAGATCATCCTGCACGAACCGGTGGAGCACTGGCCGCTGTGCGACTGTCTCATCTCCTTCCACTCGAAGGGCTTCCCGCTCGACAAAGCCATCCAGTACGCGCAGCTGCGCCAACCCTACGTCATCAACAATCTGCACATGCAGTTCGACATACAGGTA GATCGTCGCCGGGTGTATGCCATACTCGAGCACGAAGGGATCGAGATACCGCGGTACGCGGTGCTCGATCGGGATTCACCGGATCCGAAGC AGCACGAGCTGGTCGAGTCGGAGGACCACGTTGAGGTGAACGGGATCGTGTTCAACAAACCGTTCGTGGAGAAGCCGGTATCGGCCGAGGACCATAACATCTACATCTACTATCCGACGTCGGCGGGCGGTGGTAGCCAGCGGTTGTTCCGCAAGATCGGCAGCCGGAGCAGCGTCTACTCGCCGGAGTCCCGGGTCCGCAAGACCGGCTCGTTCATCTACGAGGACTTCATGCCGACGGACGGCACGGACGTGAAGGTGTACACGGTCGGACCGGACTATGCGCATGCGGAGGCCCGCAAAAGCCCGGCCCTCGATGGGAAGGTCGAGCGGGACAGCGACGGGAAGGAGATCCGCTACCCGGTCATCCTGAGCAACGCCGAGAAGCTGCTGTCGCGCAAGGTGTGCCTCGCGTTCAAGCAGACGGTCTGCGGGTTCGATCTGCTGCGCGCCAACGGCAAATCGTTCGTGTGTGACGTGAACGGGTTTAGCTTCGTGAAGAACTCGAACAAGTACTACGACGACTGTGCCAAGATACTGGGCAACATGATACTGCGCGAGCTCGCACCCCAGCTCCACATCCCGTGGTCCGTACCGTTCCAGCTGGACGATCCACCGATCGTACCGACGACGTTCGGCAAGATGATGGAGCTGCGGTGCGTGACCGCCGTCATACGGCACGGCGACCGGACGccgaagcagaagatgaaggTCGAGGTGCGGCATCAGAAGTTTTTCGACATTTTCGAAAAGTACGACGGCTACCGGTACGGGCACATCAAGCTGAAACGGCCGAAGCAGCTGCAGGAGATACTGGACATTGCCCGGTCGCTGCTGGCGGAGATACAGACCAAGGCGGCCGATTCGGAAATCGAAGAGAAGCAGAGCAAGCTGGAGCAGCTGAAGAGTGTACTGGAGAT GTACGGCCATTTTTCCGGCATCAATCGAAAGGTGCAGATGAAGTACCAACCGAAGGGTCGACCGCGTGGCTCTAGCTCAGACGATGGTAAAAGTGATTGCA CAGATGCACCAAAGGAACCCTCGTTGGTGCTGATCCTGAAGTGGGGCGGTGAGCTGACACCGGCCGGGCGCATACAGGCGGAGGAGCTGGGCCGCTTCTTTCGCTGCATGTACCCCGGTGGCCAGAGCCGGCATCCGGGCGTGAACGAGGAGGGCCCGGGTGCGCAAGGGCTGGGGTTGCTGCGTCTGCACTCCACCTTCCGGCATGATCTCAAGATATACGCGTCGGACGAGGGCCGCGTGCagatgacggcggcggcctTCGCCAAGGGGCTGCTGGCGCTCGAGGGCGAGCTGACGCCCATCCTGGTGCAGATGGTGAAGAGTGCCAACACCAACGGGCTGCTGGACAACGATTGTGACTCGAGCAAGGTGCAGAATATGGCGAAGGCGCGCCTCCACGAGCTGATGCAGATCGATCGGGAGTTTACGGCCGAGGATCGGGCCGCCATCAACCCCGGTAacgccatcagcatcaacctGGCGATGAACTTCGTGAAGAACCCGGTGCAGTGCTGTGCCCGCGTTCACTCGCTGATCCGctcgctgctggcggtggtcgcCGTCAAGTGCGAGGACCCGAAGACGCGCGACTCCGTGCTGTACCATGGCGAGACGTGGGAGATGATGGGCCGCCGGTGGGGCAAAATCGAGAAGGATTTCTGCACCAAGAGCAAGAGCTACGACATCTCCAAGATACCGGACATCTACGACTGCATCAAGTACGATCTGCAGCACAACCAGCACACGCTGCAGTTCGATCAGGTGGAGGAGCTGTACATCACGGCCAAGTACCTGGCCGACATTGTCATTCCGCAGGAGTACGGGTTGACGGTGCACGAGAAGCTGACGATCGGGCAGGGCATCTGTACGCCGTTGCTGAAGAAGATACGGGCCGATCTGCAGCGTAATATCGAGGAGGCGGGCGTAAACCGGCTGAATCCGCTGTACAGCTACGGCGTGTCGAGCCCGGGTCGCCACGTACGGACCCGGTTGTACTTCACGAGCGAGAGCCATGTGCACTcgctgctgacggtgctgcGGCACGGGCTGATCAACCAGTTGACCGACGAGCAGTGGCGCCGGGCCATGGAGTACGTATCGATGGTGTCCGAGCTGAACTACATGGCTCAGATCGTCATTATGCTGTACGAGGATCCGATGAAGGACGTGGAGGCCGAGGATCGCTTCCACGTCGAGCTACACTTCAGCCCGGGCGTCAACTGCTGCGTGCAGAAGAACCTACCACCGGGGCCTGGCTTTCGGCCGCATAGCCGTAACGATTCCGTCACCTCCAAGAACGCG AGTGGTGACGAGGAGCCAACGTCCCGCATTGACGAGGAGAACGATacggaggaagaaggaagctcGCTATCCAACAGTGCCTCGCTGCATCACACCCCAATCAAGCTGCTCTGCCGCGGCGAGCAGCAGGACACCGGTGGTTCTTCGAGCGCCGGTCTCGTCCACGGTTCGCACATGAAGGAGCGCCGCACGCGAAAGGTGAAATCCTCCTCACCGATTCCGATCGGCTCGTCCCACACGGTGTCCGGTCACGAAGCAATGGATTTAGCGAAACGTTTGAGTGAAGAGCTGgcggcgcaacagcaacagcaacagcagcagctgctgctcatgcAACAAttacaacaccaacaccaacaacagcaactgcaggagcagcagcaccagcaaagcGGTTCGTTAGGGACGACGTTCGGTGTTTTgggaaagcaacagcagcaattgcagcaaCCGCGTTCCGTTAGCCCAGACACCGAACCGCGGGCTCGCTCTTTCGAGCATCCGCAACCGGTCGCACCGCATCACCAGCATGCGCGTcatgcgcatcatcatcatcaccatcatcagcagcagcagcaacagcaacaccaccaacaccatcatcatcacaaccaccaacaccaccaccaccaccacccgctccAAGcgaatcagcatcatcaccgtccGTGTGTGAGAGCCCATCGCACGAAAT ACGGCGGTGGCTCCGGCaggccaacgatgacgacgacgacgacgacgacgacgacgatgacgtcgacggcgatgacgacgccgacgacgatgaccgcgGCAGAATCACCAGCGgtggcggcaacagcagctggtgccAGTAGTGGTGTCGTCGTAGATGGGCGTACCAGCCGCCGGAACAGTGGAGCCGCAACCGGTAGCGCCGATTGCTGTTGCGGCGGCGGAGGCGGAGGCGGTGCAGCAGTGGAAGAGGATGGAGCCGCCGAATCGCCTGCCTCCAGCCGTGGCTCGCTGTCACACCATCTGTGTGGCCActgttccagctgctgctgctactgctgctgctgctgctgctgttactgctatGGCGGCTGTGGCGGTCCGTTTGCGGcgccctcgtcgtcgccgtcgacccTGGTTGGACCGGCGGCTCGGATCGGCGTGACCAcagcgacggcggtggcggcggctgcggcggcagGAGCGACGGTCACGATACCGGCGGTCACGGTTCGACGCCAGCGGCACAGCATTGCCGGCCAGATGAGCTACTTTAAAATGCTAGGTACGTTCAGCAAGAAGATGgcgaccagcaccaacagtctGTTCAGTACCGCCGTCATCAGTGGCAGCTCGTCGGCGCCCAACCTGCGCGATATGGTCCCGAGCACCGCTTCACCGTCCG GATTTGGCGGGGTGCCACCGATTCGGCCGCTCGAAACGCTCCACAACGCGCTGTCGCTTCGGCAGCTGGACAACTTCCTCGAGCGGATGACGGTGGGGCCGCTGTTCAAGACGCCCGCTTCATCGCCTCCACCGAAGCACCCCCCGCCGGGAGGGACGCGCTCGGTACCGGTGACGGCAACCCCCTCACCAACTAcccccatcagcaccaccaccaccaccaccagcaccagcaccagcaccagcaccacgatccCAGCCGATACCGATGTCGTTGccatggaggaggaagagctaGTGTTAGTGCACGGTTACGGGCAGCCGTTCGCGAAAGGAGAGCGTGGCAGCAATGGTACCACGGTGACCCAACCACCCTCAACACTCATCCCGGCACACACCCctgccgctgctaccggtATCACTACCGGTACGACCGCTGCTCTCCAGA GCTGGAGCGACCATTCGGGCAGCATGACTAGCAGCGTGAGCGCCCTATCCAGCGgtggaccatcatcaccgaacCTCTCGGAGGTGTGCTCGCGGGGTGGCTGCCCAAGCAGTGACATGTCggccagcatcaccagcatcgaTGG CAGccttgctgcagctgcagggaGTGGCACCGGGAACGAGCacgagcatcatcagcatcagcagctggtaGGATGTATATTCGCCCTCTTTGGCCACCCATCGGCCGCCGGGATGGCCGGGCAGGTTCCGggcggtgttggtgtgctggAACTACCGGAGGATCCGCAGGGACccaacggcggtggcggtacaGCGGTGGAGCGGCGGCGTGGTTCGACGGTCGGCGAGCTCAGTGCCGATCTGACACCGGTCAGTGTTAGTTCCGACTGGGACAACACGGCCGATGCGACCAAGGGTTCgtgcaacaccaccaacaatgATCTG ACAACCaccgaggaggacgatgaggatgcgACCATCTCGACTGACACGTGTCTGAGTACGGGAACGACTAGCGAGcagctggcggtggcgatgacggtggctagcagcagcagcagcagcatcgaaccGGCTCGAACAGCAAGCAACGATCGGGTGACCGCCGACCCGTCGGACGGATccaagcagctggccaccgacCAGTGTACACGGCGAGCGCGGGGCAGCCGGATCCAGCGCCAGATTAGCCTGTACGAGCAAGAAAACCGGGCAGCAGACGAGGGCACAGGGAAGAAGGAGGCCCATCGGGAGGCAGCCGTGCGGCGACTGCATATGTCCTTCGATGAGCTACCCCAACGAGCTGGCCACGAGCGGACCTTaacgagtggtggtggtggtggtggtggtggttgtggcaacagcagcagcattagctcGCTCCAGCAGAAGGCATCCTCCAAGGCATCCTGTCAACCACCGGAGCAACCACCGGTAACACCTGGTGCGTTGCTGATCCGCGAAAGCTTCATTGAACCACCGCGCTTGACGCGCGTCACGAAGAGCTTCCACGGCAAGACGGGCCACCAgatggagcagcaacagcagcagcagcagtccttgTGGCAATGGCCCGGCGCTGAGTGTGGGCCCAATGACGGCGGTACCACTAATCGGTTCGGGCAGAGTTCGCCGTTCGCTCGCCAGCAGAGcaccggtagtagtagtgcccGGGGCGGTTCGAGCGGTaaccttcaccaccagcagggtCGCTTCACGATGTCGGTTGTGCAGGAAGCGGTGAAACCGATCGGTACCAGTATCAGTGATAGCCGCCTGCCTCCACCTGCCGATGGGCCATCAAAGCATGGAGCCAAATAG